The DNA segment ATATTCTTGTTGAGAAGTTGGTTTTGAAACTTGTTTGGAAGTCAATTGCATGCGCCCACAGATTTCCAGTATAATAAAATTATACCCGATAAAGCGCAATGTTGTCAAGGCCTCATTCCCAATATCCTAAATTGGCGATATTGCTCAGGATCTCGGACCTTCGGTATGCGATCGCCTCCTTCAGTCAATTTATTCTTTATTACTTAATTCTTTAGATTTAGGTGAAGCTTCGGTTATTCAATTAGCCCTCAATGAACAAATAGCAACAGTTTGTATTAATGAAGCAATAGGGCGAAGAATAGCCCGATTAAGTGGCTTATTAGTAACAGGTTCAATTGGGATCTTACTGAAAGCTAAACAGGAGGGTTATCCTATTTCCCTAAAAGAAGCTTGTACAAAGATGCTCACTCACAACATCCGTTTCAGTTAAGCTGTTATTGACTTTGCTCTCAAACAAAATAGAGAAATTGAGTCCCTGAGCGATCGCACATCATCCCATATACAATAATTCTTAACCACGTTTTGGTAAACACGATACCTAGTTTATGGTATATTAGTAGTCCAAAAAAGATTATTCTTAATTAGGAGGAATTTATGAGCTTCCCCGCACAGTTTGAACTCTCCAGTCTTGACGGGAGCAACGGCTTCACCCTCAATGGGATTGCCGGAAATGACAGATCAGGCTTCTCAGTAAGTAGTGCAGGGGATATCAACAACGATGGTTTCGATGACTTGATTATCGGCGCAGACGGTGCTGATATCAATGGAAATGCTTCAGGATCGAGTTATGTCGTCTTTGGCAAAGGTACTTCCTTTAGTGCCACCTTAAACCTCTCTACTCTCAACAGCTTTACCCTCAATGGCGTTACACCAGTTGACTATTCAGGTAGATCAGTAAGTAGTGCAGGAGATATCAACGGCGATGGTTTCGATGATCTGATTATTGGTGCATTCGGTGCCGACCCCAATGGAAGTGCTTCAGGATCGAGTTACCTGGTCTTTGGTAAGGGTACTACCTTTAGTTCTCCTTTAAACCTCTCTACTCTCAACGGTACCAACGGTTTTATCCTCAATGGGTCTGATGCTAATGACAATTCAGGCAGATCAGTAAGTAATGCAGGGGATATCAATGGTGATGGTTTCGATGACCTAATTATTGGTGCATTCGGTGCCGACCCTAATGGAACTCAATCAGGAGAAAGTTACGTGGTCTTTGGTAAGGGTACTACCTTTAGTTCTCCTTTAAACCTCTCTACTCTCAACGGTACCAACGGCTTTACTATCAATGGGGTTGATGCTTATGACTATTCGGGCAGATCAGTAAGTAACGCAGGGGATATCAATGGTGATGGTTTCGATGACCTAATTATTGGTGCATACCTTGCTGACCCTAATGGAACTCAATCAGGAGAGAGTTACGTGGTTTTTGGTAAGGATACTACCTTTAGTTCTCCTTTAAACCTCTCTACTCTCAACGGTACCAACGGTTTTACCATCAATGGGGTTACAAGTTTTGATAGATCAGGCTTCTCAGTAAGTAGTGCCGGGGATATAAATGGCGATGGTCTCGATGACCTCATTATCGGTGCATATCGTGCCGACGTCAATGGAGCTGATTCAGGTTCGATTTACGTAGTCTTTGGTCAGAATACTCCCTTTAGTTCTCCTTTAAACCTCTTTACTCTCAACGGTCCCAATGGCTTTACTATCAACGGTATTGCAGCAGGTGACAGATTAGGTAGATCAGTAAGTAGTGCGGGGGATGTCAATGACGATGGTATCGATGACCTGATCATCGGTGCAGTCGGTGCCGATCCCAATGGAAGTTTTTCAGGGTCGAGTTACGTGGTCTTTGGTAAGAATACTCCCTTCAGTCCTACCTTAAACCTTTCTACCCTCAACGGTACCAACGGTTTTACCCTTAATGGGATTAATGCTTATGATAATTCAGGCTACTCAGTAAGTAGTGCAGGAGATGTCAACGGCGATGGTATCGATGACCTCATTATCGGTGCATACGGTGGCGATCCCAATGGGGGTGCTTCAGGAGAGAGTTACGTAGTCTTTGGCGCCCCACCTCCGAGTATTAGCGTTACCGTCTCCCCCACGAGTGTCACCGAAGATGGTAGTGACAACCTCGTCTATACCTTTACCCGCACGAGAAATACTAGTAGCGCTCTCAATGACGTCAACTTCAACGTTGGGGGTGAAGCCATCTTTAACAATGATTACACCCAAACAGGTGCGACCTCGTTTAATGCTAATAGCGGAACAGTCAACTTTAACGCAGGTTCAGCCACAACTACAGTAACGCTAGATCCTACAGAAGATACTATCCAAGAGTTTAATGAAACGGCGATTTTGACTCTAGCACCTGGTAATGATTACAGAATAGGGATTCCTGCTTCAGCTACGGGTAGGATTATCAACGATGATAGTGGTGGTGGAAGCACAAACCCGACCATTACTGTGACCGTTTCCCCTACGAGTGTGGCTGAAAATGGTAGTGACAACCTCGTTTATACCTTTACTCGCACTGGAAGTACTGGTAACCCACTCAATAACGTTAATGTTGGTGTTGCAGGGACAGCAACTTTTAATAATGATTACACTGTGACGGGTGGGAACTCATTTAATGCCAATACAGGAAGAATTAACTTTAATTCGGGTTCAGCTACGGCTACAGTAACCCTAGATCCTCTACAAGATGCGATAATAGAAACCAATGAGACGGCGATTCTGAGGGTAACTTCTGGTACAGGTTATAACGTGGGGAATCCTGCTTCTGCTACGGGTACGATTATCGATGGTGGTGGAAGCATAAACCCTTCAGTTATTGTCTCGGTTTCTCCTACGAGTGTGAATGAAAATGGGCTTGGTAACCTGGTTTATACTTTTACTCGCACTACAAATTCAGGAACGGCACTCAATAATGTTAATTTCGACGTTGGGGGTGGAGCGATCTTTAATGATGATTATACGGTAACGGGAGCAGCTTCATTTAATGGTACTACGGGAACGGTGAATTTCCGACCAAGAGCAACTACGGTCAGAGTGACAGTAAATCCTAAAGGAGATACTAGGGTAGAACCGGATGAAACGGTCTTATTGACGGTTACGAGTGGTAGTGGTTACACAGTAGGAAACCCTAATGAAGCTGAGGGTGCGATTGTTAATGACGATCGCCGGGGTAACCAAGATACTCTCAATATATCTCTGGGTAAGAATGGTAATACTGTAGCGATGGAGGAGTTGGGAAAGAGTATGTCGTATTTCGATCCTGAAGTTGATGTAGTTATGTAGGAAGACGTGAAAGAAGATTTCTGTGATTTTTTGCTCGGGGAATGGGGAAAATTTTACCTTTTCCCCGTTTTTAATGATCGTTGTCAAATTTTCAGCGAACTCAATACCAGTTTTCTAAATTCATTTCGAATTCCGAAGAGCGATCGCCCTATCTGGATTCTCGAAATAGAAGACAAGATAGCAAGTTGGTTGAATTTTCAATTTTGTTCTGGACGTCTAGCTTATAGCCCTCTTCAATTTAATAATATTGAGGAACAAAGAATTGCTCGTTAAGAGGGGGCCGCACGTAGTCCGCTGCGGGTTTTCTCGGTGGTAACTCCAAGGCTTCGGGAGTCATATCTTCATAAGGTATTTTACTCAAGATATGTTTGATGCAATTTAAACGAGCGCGTTTTTTGTCATCCGCGTCAACGGTAAACCAAGGCGCTTCGGGAATATTGGTATGAGCAAACATTTTATCTTTCGCTTGAGAATATTCTACCCAACGTTCTCTTGATTCTAAGTCCATAGGGCTGAGTTTCCAACGGCGCGCGGGATCTGAGAGTCGGGATTGAAATCTCACTTCTTGTTCCTGATCGCTCACTGAGAACCAGTATTTAAGCAGCACAATCCCCGAACGCACTAACATCCGTTCAAATTCAGGACAAGAGTTAAGAAATTCTTTGTATTGTTCCTCGGTGCAAAAGCCCATGACGTGCTCTACACCCGCTCGGTTGTACCAACTGCGATCGAATAAAACGATTTCACCCGCTGAAGGAAAATGTTCTACGTAGCGTTGGAAGTACCATTGAGTTTTCTGTAAATCCGAGGGAGTTCCCAAGGCTACCACTCTACAGCCTCTGGGGTTGAGAGACTCAGTAATACGCTTGATGGTGCCTCCTTTTCCTGCGGCGTCTCGTCCCTCAAAAATGATAATGACGCGGAAACCCACGTGTTTAATCCAGTATTGCATTTTGACCAGTTCAACCTGAAGGTGCTCTAGTTCTTTTTCGTAAGATTTATTCTTGAGCTTACTGGGTTTACCTTCGGCGCGGCGGGGATTATTGTCTAGTTGTAAAGAAATTCTGTAAAGATCCTCTTTGTTTTTTTTCTTTTTCTTTTTGTCTTTCAGTTGTTGATCATTATTTGTGGTGATTTCATCCATCAGTTTGCCTCTGATTTCTTTAAGCTTTATTTAGTATTTAACACACTTGCTCGAATCTTTGTATGGACTGTAACCAAACTTATAGAGATTCTCAATCTTTAAGGACGTATCCTACACCTCTGACTGTGTGAATCAAGCGTTTTTCTTCCTGAGCTTCTAATTTTAAACGCAAATAACGCACATATACCTCGATAATATTGGAATCTCCCAAAAAATCGTAGCCCCAAACTCTTTCTAAAATTTGATCTCGCGTTAATACTTGTCGAGGATGAGTGAGCAGATATTCGAGTAAATCAAATTCTTTAGCTGTCAATTCGATGGAACGCTGAGCGCGATAGACTTCTCTAGTACTGCGATTGAGACGCAGATCACAGAATTGTAATTGTTCACTATTTTGTTCCTGAGTCCTTCTAAGATTAGCTCTAATCCTGGCTAATAATTCCTCAATACTAAAAGGTTTAACCAGATAATCATCTGCACCCGCGTCTAAACCCGCGACGCGATCGCTGATTTCATCTTTAGCGGTTAGGAGAATAATCGGAACGCGATCGCCAGTTAAGCGTAAGCGACGACAAATTTCTAAGCCAGAGATTCCTGGTAACATCCAGTCGAGTAACACCAAATCAGGTTTAGTTTCTCTAGCAGTAGTCAAGCCCGCCAGACCATCATGAACTACGGTAATAGAGTAGCCCTCGTACTTGAGTTCTAATTCAATAAATTGAGCTAATTTGACTTCATCTTCTACAACTAAAATTGAAATCATAACTTTACTGTTGTTTAGGTAATCGAGGTGAATTAGGAGAAATTGGGCCTAACAGACTATTAAGTAAGCGCAATTGCTCACCAGTGCCCATACAAATCAATAAATCTCCCGTTTTCAAGAGTGTATCTCCGGTAGGTCCAGCGATCAGCTCTCCATCGGTGCGACGTATAGCTAAGACTAAAGCTCCAGACTGCGATCGCAATCTAGCTTCACTGAGAGTTTGTCCAACGTAGGGACAGATTTGAGGATCCAAGAGAAATTCCTCCAGATAAAAAGAGCGGTCACTCCCTGCTAAAATCCCATCGACGAAATCCATAACTTGGGGTCGGATCGCTACTGCAGCTAGACGTTTACCCCCAGTGATATAGGGAGAAACTACAGCATCAGCTCCCGCTCTTTGTAGCTTTTTCACCGCTTCTTCGCTACTAGCCCGGGAAATTGCCCGAATCTTAGGATTAAGAGTTTTCGCCGACAAAACGGTATAAAGATTTTCAGCGTCAGAACTCAGAGTCGTAATCAAACACACCGCTTTATCTATTTTAGCTCTTTGTAAAGACTCGTCCAGGGTTGCATCTTCTTGAATAACCACATAGCCTAACTCTTGAGCCTTTTCTGCCCGTTCTAATTGAGAATCTATGACAATAAAAGGAACACCCTCAGCTTCAAGTTCTCGAGCAACCTGCGTCCCGGTGCGACCAAAACCACAGAGAATATAATGATTTATCAAACTATCAATCAACAGATCTTCTTGCCTCCGTTTAATACCCGCTTGAAAATAACCTTCGATTAAAGCTTCTGTGAAGCGGTTGACCATATAACCAATGGTAATCAAACCCATCAAGATTAAAGCCATGGTGAACAGACGACCTCTTGCACCCAAGGGTTGAACCTCGAGAAATCCTACGGTAGATAGAGTAATAATCGTCATGTAAGAAGCTTCTGACCACGACCATCCCTCCACTCCCTTGTACCAAAACGTACCTAGTAGAAATATAACTAACAGAGTAAAAGCACCCGTTAATAAATCTCTTTTAATCTGTCTATATTTTCTCTGGATTAACATTTTTGCATTGGTATAGAAAAAACTACCCGAAAAATTCTCTAGGGTTAGAATAAAGTATCGATTTAATTCAATTTTGCCATTTTCACTAGGAGTGAATTGTGAGTCCAGAAACCGTTATTAGTGATTTTTCAGTAACTTCTCCTCCTACTCAACCTTTTGACGTGGAAAACTTTGACCATTTTGTCATGAAGACTTATGGGCGTTTTCCTCTAGCCTTGACTAAAGGTAGTGGTTGTCGGGTTTGGGATACAACGGGACGAGAATATCTAGATTTTGTGGCGGGTATCGCCACTTGTACCTTGGGTCATGCTCATCCTGCTTTAATTAAAGCTGTAACCGAACAAATACAAAAACTGCACCACGTCTCTAATCTCTATTACATCCCAGAACAGGGAGAATTGGCACAATGGATTGTAGAACATTCTTGCGCTGATAAGGTGTTCTTTTGCAATTCAGGGGCTGAAGCTAATGAAGCGGCGATCAAACTAGCTCGTAAATACGCTCATCAGGTATTAGATTTAGAAATTCCAGTAATTGTCACCGCTCACGCTAGTTTTCACGGGCGTACTTTAGCTACCCTTACCGCGACAGGACAACCTAAATATCAACAAGGCTTTAGTCCTTTGGTTCCAGGCTTTGCTTATGTACCTTATAACGATATCGGCGCGATTGAAAATGCCATTACCGATATTGATGAGGGCAATTCTCGCGTAGCTGCGATTATGCTCGAACCTCTACAGGGAGAGGGTGGCGTTCGTCCTGGGGATTTAGAATATTTCCAACGTTTGCGCCAAATTTGCGACGACACTGGTATATTGTTGATTTTCGATGAGGTACAAGTAGGCGTAGGACGCACGGGTAAATACTGGGGCTATGAAAATCTAGGTGTAGAACCCGATATTTTCACCAGCGCCAAAGGGTTAGCCGGTGGTATTCCCATTGGGGCAATGATGTGCAAAGATTTTTGTAACGTATTTGAACCAGGTAGTCACGCTAGTACTTTTGGGGGGAATCCTTTCGCTTGTGCAGCAGCTTTGAGCGTTGCTCATACCATCGAAGCAGAACATTTATTACAAAATGTCCAAGCACGGGGTGAACAACTGCGGGCTAAGTTGGGAGCGATTGCACTGAAATATCCTAAACTATTTATAGAGGTACGGGGTTGGGGCTTGATCAATGGTCTAGAACTTCACCCAGATACGGCAATTACTTCCCTGGATTTAGTGAAAGAAGCGATGAACCAAGGCTTATTACTAGCCCCAGCTGGTCCTAAAGTTTTGCGCTTTGTACCACCTCTAATCGTTAGTTCACAAGAAGTTGAAGCAGCAGCAGCTAAATTAGAACAAGCGATCGCAGCTACGGTTTAAAACTACCTAGGAAAAGGTTTTCCTAGAGACCTTTTCCCCTATGTTTGGACTTTTAATGCGAGAATCTTGTATGATTACTGCTAAAAACTAAAGTTGTAAGTGTATGCTAAGGCTTAAAGTTGGATGTGAGGAGTTAGGTTAATGAATTTACGTGAAAATGCTCTAGAGATTCTCAAAGAAACTAGTAGAACTTTCTATATACCCATTTGTCGCTTGCCATCTGAATTGTTAGAAGCGGTGGCGTCAGCTTATCTGTGTATGCGGGCGATCGATGAAATTGAAGATCATCCCACACTTAACAACCTTACTAAGGCAAAATTATTGCGCCATATTAGTCTTAATCTTCAATCAAGTGATGAGAATTCTGGTGTTGATGATTTTACTTATGGCTTAGCAGGAGAACAATATCTCCTACCGGAAGTAACCCTGCGTCTGGGAGAATGGTGTTTACTAGCACCAGAAAGTATTGCTCCTCGTATTTGGGACGCCACCGCAGCTATGGCTGATCGCATGGCTTACTGGTCTCAAAATAACTGGCACATCCGAACCCACGAAGATTTAGATAGCTATACTTTTAGCGTTGCTGGTGCAGTAGGTTTACTGCTTTCTGATCTCTGGGCTTGGCATAATAATACTCAAACTAACCGGATGCATGCAATCGGTTTTGGTCGGGGTTTACAATCGGTAAACATTTTACGCA comes from the Gloeocapsa sp. PCC 73106 genome and includes:
- a CDS encoding TrkA family potassium uptake protein, with the translated sequence MLIQRKYRQIKRDLLTGAFTLLVIFLLGTFWYKGVEGWSWSEASYMTIITLSTVGFLEVQPLGARGRLFTMALILMGLITIGYMVNRFTEALIEGYFQAGIKRRQEDLLIDSLINHYILCGFGRTGTQVARELEAEGVPFIVIDSQLERAEKAQELGYVVIQEDATLDESLQRAKIDKAVCLITTLSSDAENLYTVLSAKTLNPKIRAISRASSEEAVKKLQRAGADAVVSPYITGGKRLAAVAIRPQVMDFVDGILAGSDRSFYLEEFLLDPQICPYVGQTLSEARLRSQSGALVLAIRRTDGELIAGPTGDTLLKTGDLLICMGTGEQLRLLNSLLGPISPNSPRLPKQQ
- a CDS encoding squalene/phytoene synthase family protein, with product MNLRENALEILKETSRTFYIPICRLPSELLEAVASAYLCMRAIDEIEDHPTLNNLTKAKLLRHISLNLQSSDENSGVDDFTYGLAGEQYLLPEVTLRLGEWCLLAPESIAPRIWDATAAMADRMAYWSQNNWHIRTHEDLDSYTFSVAGAVGLLLSDLWAWHNNTQTNRMHAIGFGRGLQSVNILRNHREDQARGVNFFPQGWDNQTMQAYARRNLHLADCYTKSLPPGPALDFCQIPLALAYGTLNVMALGQEKLTRSDVLALVERATSGFGWNSEAV
- the ppk2 gene encoding polyphosphate kinase 2, which translates into the protein MDEITTNNDQQLKDKKKKKKNKEDLYRISLQLDNNPRRAEGKPSKLKNKSYEKELEHLQVELVKMQYWIKHVGFRVIIIFEGRDAAGKGGTIKRITESLNPRGCRVVALGTPSDLQKTQWYFQRYVEHFPSAGEIVLFDRSWYNRAGVEHVMGFCTEEQYKEFLNSCPEFERMLVRSGIVLLKYWFSVSDQEQEVRFQSRLSDPARRWKLSPMDLESRERWVEYSQAKDKMFAHTNIPEAPWFTVDADDKKRARLNCIKHILSKIPYEDMTPEALELPPRKPAADYVRPPLNEQFFVPQYY
- a CDS encoding response regulator transcription factor; translation: MISILVVEDEVKLAQFIELELKYEGYSITVVHDGLAGLTTARETKPDLVLLDWMLPGISGLEICRRLRLTGDRVPIILLTAKDEISDRVAGLDAGADDYLVKPFSIEELLARIRANLRRTQEQNSEQLQFCDLRLNRSTREVYRAQRSIELTAKEFDLLEYLLTHPRQVLTRDQILERVWGYDFLGDSNIIEVYVRYLRLKLEAQEEKRLIHTVRGVGYVLKD
- a CDS encoding DUF3368 domain-containing protein is translated as MGILLKAKQEGYPISLKEACTKMLTHNIRFS
- a CDS encoding S-layer family protein gives rise to the protein MSFPAQFELSSLDGSNGFTLNGIAGNDRSGFSVSSAGDINNDGFDDLIIGADGADINGNASGSSYVVFGKGTSFSATLNLSTLNSFTLNGVTPVDYSGRSVSSAGDINGDGFDDLIIGAFGADPNGSASGSSYLVFGKGTTFSSPLNLSTLNGTNGFILNGSDANDNSGRSVSNAGDINGDGFDDLIIGAFGADPNGTQSGESYVVFGKGTTFSSPLNLSTLNGTNGFTINGVDAYDYSGRSVSNAGDINGDGFDDLIIGAYLADPNGTQSGESYVVFGKDTTFSSPLNLSTLNGTNGFTINGVTSFDRSGFSVSSAGDINGDGLDDLIIGAYRADVNGADSGSIYVVFGQNTPFSSPLNLFTLNGPNGFTINGIAAGDRLGRSVSSAGDVNDDGIDDLIIGAVGADPNGSFSGSSYVVFGKNTPFSPTLNLSTLNGTNGFTLNGINAYDNSGYSVSSAGDVNGDGIDDLIIGAYGGDPNGGASGESYVVFGAPPPSISVTVSPTSVTEDGSDNLVYTFTRTRNTSSALNDVNFNVGGEAIFNNDYTQTGATSFNANSGTVNFNAGSATTTVTLDPTEDTIQEFNETAILTLAPGNDYRIGIPASATGRIINDDSGGGSTNPTITVTVSPTSVAENGSDNLVYTFTRTGSTGNPLNNVNVGVAGTATFNNDYTVTGGNSFNANTGRINFNSGSATATVTLDPLQDAIIETNETAILRVTSGTGYNVGNPASATGTIIDGGGSINPSVIVSVSPTSVNENGLGNLVYTFTRTTNSGTALNNVNFDVGGGAIFNDDYTVTGAASFNGTTGTVNFRPRATTVRVTVNPKGDTRVEPDETVLLTVTSGSGYTVGNPNEAEGAIVNDDRRGNQDTLNISLGKNGNTVAMEELGKSMSYFDPEVDVVM
- a CDS encoding aspartate aminotransferase family protein, producing MSPETVISDFSVTSPPTQPFDVENFDHFVMKTYGRFPLALTKGSGCRVWDTTGREYLDFVAGIATCTLGHAHPALIKAVTEQIQKLHHVSNLYYIPEQGELAQWIVEHSCADKVFFCNSGAEANEAAIKLARKYAHQVLDLEIPVIVTAHASFHGRTLATLTATGQPKYQQGFSPLVPGFAYVPYNDIGAIENAITDIDEGNSRVAAIMLEPLQGEGGVRPGDLEYFQRLRQICDDTGILLIFDEVQVGVGRTGKYWGYENLGVEPDIFTSAKGLAGGIPIGAMMCKDFCNVFEPGSHASTFGGNPFACAAALSVAHTIEAEHLLQNVQARGEQLRAKLGAIALKYPKLFIEVRGWGLINGLELHPDTAITSLDLVKEAMNQGLLLAPAGPKVLRFVPPLIVSSQEVEAAAAKLEQAIAATV